A genomic segment from Streptomyces sp. NBC_00237 encodes:
- a CDS encoding GNAT family N-acetyltransferase: MSTLTVTTWSLEQTSPDDLNPVPPPPGDDLRIVRAEVASPELSRFLYTAVGGDIRWTDRLPWSYEQWRQAVDRPGVETWVAYDRGTPAGYVELEAQDEGAVEIVYFGLIPAFRGRRIGGHLLSYGIRRAWDLAERHPDRTPTKRVWLHTCSKDGPHAMANYERRGFRLFDTTVEEEPAVANPGPWPGAFPGA; encoded by the coding sequence ATGAGCACCCTGACCGTGACCACCTGGTCCCTCGAACAGACTTCGCCCGACGATCTGAACCCGGTCCCGCCCCCGCCGGGCGACGACCTGCGGATCGTCCGGGCCGAGGTCGCATCGCCCGAACTGAGCCGCTTCCTCTACACGGCGGTCGGCGGCGACATCCGCTGGACGGACCGGCTGCCCTGGTCGTACGAGCAGTGGCGGCAGGCCGTGGACCGGCCCGGCGTCGAGACGTGGGTCGCGTACGACAGGGGCACCCCGGCCGGATACGTCGAGTTGGAGGCCCAGGACGAGGGCGCGGTCGAGATCGTCTACTTCGGGCTGATCCCGGCGTTCCGCGGCCGCCGGATCGGCGGTCACCTCCTCTCGTACGGAATCCGGCGCGCCTGGGACCTCGCCGAGCGGCACCCGGACCGGACGCCGACGAAGCGGGTGTGGCTGCACACCTGCTCCAAGGACGGGCCGCACGCGATGGCGAACTACGAGCGGCGGGGCTTCCGGCTCTTCGACACGACGGTCGAGGAGGAACCGGCCGTGGCCAATCCGGGGCCGTGGCCGGGGGCGTTTCCGGGGGCGTGA
- a CDS encoding acyl-CoA dehydrogenase family protein, translated as MAATTHTVTNQAPPLVGYDVYGADHALKEAVERHVEPALLDGVQEELTALGTAAGSAQVQEWGALANENPPKLRTHDRYGNRIDEVEFHPSWHRLLGHAVSSGLTDAWGRPDGHVRRAAGFLVWTQAEGGHGCPVSMTHAAVPALRADPSLAAEWEPRLTSTVYGQELLPAARKTGALFGMGMTEKQGGSDVRANTTEALPVDGGRAGGYVLTGHKWFCSAPMSDGFLVLAQAPGGLSCFLVPRVLEDGTRNTFRIQRLKDKLGNRSNASSEVEFDGTWGRLVGEEGRGVRTIIGMVAATRLDCVIGSAALMRQAVAQATHHAAHRRAFGGELIDKPLMRNVLADLHLESEAATTLALRLAAAYDSDTEQDRALLRLAVPAAKYWVTKRCTPVAAEALECLGGNGYVEESGMPRLLRESPLNSIWEGSGNVQALDVLRALQREPMALNAFLTEVGQTRGADHRLDGAVKDLLTELADLDGIEGRARRLVERMALVLQGSLLVRWAPSEVADAFCASRLGGDWGSAFGTLPGSLDLGAVVERARPEL; from the coding sequence ATGGCAGCCACCACCCACACAGTCACCAATCAGGCCCCTCCCCTGGTGGGGTACGACGTATACGGCGCGGACCACGCCCTGAAGGAGGCGGTCGAACGGCATGTCGAGCCCGCTCTCCTCGACGGCGTACAGGAGGAGCTGACGGCGCTCGGCACGGCCGCCGGGTCCGCCCAGGTCCAGGAGTGGGGTGCGCTGGCGAACGAGAACCCGCCGAAGCTGCGCACCCACGACCGGTACGGGAACCGGATCGACGAGGTCGAGTTCCACCCCTCCTGGCACCGGCTGCTCGGCCACGCCGTCTCGTCAGGACTGACCGACGCGTGGGGCCGCCCGGACGGGCACGTCCGCCGCGCCGCCGGGTTCCTGGTGTGGACGCAGGCGGAGGGCGGACACGGCTGCCCGGTGTCGATGACGCACGCGGCCGTCCCCGCGCTCCGCGCCGATCCGTCGCTGGCGGCCGAGTGGGAGCCCCGTCTCACCTCCACGGTGTACGGACAGGAGCTGCTGCCCGCCGCGCGGAAGACGGGCGCCCTCTTCGGCATGGGCATGACGGAGAAGCAGGGCGGGAGCGACGTCCGGGCCAACACGACCGAGGCCCTGCCCGTCGACGGCGGCCGGGCGGGCGGGTACGTACTCACCGGACACAAGTGGTTCTGCTCCGCCCCGATGTCCGACGGCTTCCTCGTCCTGGCCCAGGCTCCGGGCGGCCTGAGCTGCTTCCTCGTCCCGCGCGTACTGGAGGACGGGACGCGCAACACCTTCCGCATCCAGCGCCTCAAGGACAAGCTCGGCAACAGGTCGAACGCGTCGAGCGAGGTCGAGTTCGACGGGACCTGGGGCCGGCTGGTCGGCGAGGAGGGGCGCGGGGTGCGCACCATCATCGGCATGGTCGCGGCGACCCGGCTCGACTGTGTGATCGGTTCGGCGGCGCTGATGCGGCAGGCGGTCGCGCAGGCCACGCACCACGCGGCGCACCGCAGGGCGTTCGGCGGCGAGCTGATCGACAAGCCCCTGATGCGCAACGTCCTGGCGGACCTGCACCTGGAGTCGGAGGCCGCCACGACGCTCGCCCTGCGCCTGGCGGCGGCGTACGACAGCGACACCGAGCAGGACCGGGCGCTGCTGCGGCTCGCGGTCCCGGCGGCGAAGTACTGGGTGACGAAGCGCTGCACCCCGGTGGCGGCGGAGGCCCTGGAGTGTCTGGGCGGCAACGGCTACGTCGAGGAGTCGGGCATGCCGCGCCTGCTGCGCGAGTCGCCGCTGAACTCCATCTGGGAGGGGTCGGGCAACGTCCAGGCCCTGGATGTGCTGCGCGCCCTCCAGCGCGAACCGATGGCGCTGAACGCGTTCCTCACCGAGGTCGGGCAGACGCGCGGCGCCGATCATCGCCTCGACGGCGCGGTCAAGGACCTCCTCACGGAGCTTGCCGACCTGGACGGCATCGAGGGCCGGGCCCGGCGGCTGGTGGAACGGATGGCACTGGTGTTGCAGGGGTCACTGCTGGTGCGCTGGGCCCCCTCGGAGGTGGCGGACGCGTTCTGCGCCTCGCGGCTCGGCGGGGACTGGGGTTCGGCGTTCGGAACGCTGCCGGGCAGCCTGGACCTGGGGGCGGTGGTGGAGCGGGCGCGGCCGGAGCTGTAG
- a CDS encoding putative leader peptide has protein sequence MSAAGVALISRRHVDLGRMSSAICPAC, from the coding sequence ATGTCTGCAGCTGGAGTTGCCTTGATCAGTCGACGTCACGTCGACCTCGGCCGCATGTCCAGCGCCATCTGTCCGGCCTGCTGA
- a CDS encoding cyclopropane-fatty-acyl-phospholipid synthase family protein: MTTVDGALDPTESEEFWDGRYAESDRIWSGDPNVVLVRETAGLTPGRALDLGCGEGADAVWLARQGWRVTATDISRVALDRAARHAAEAGVADRIAWERHELGKSFPEGEFDLVSSQFLHSPTELPREEILRRAASAVAPGGLLLIEGHSGWPSWQENPHPEVHLPSPEEVVGSLRLEEGLWEVLVCAEHERKQLTPEGVEGTRTDSTVLVRRASA, encoded by the coding sequence ATGACGACTGTTGATGGCGCGTTGGACCCGACGGAATCCGAGGAGTTCTGGGACGGGCGTTACGCGGAGAGCGACCGCATCTGGAGCGGCGACCCGAACGTGGTCCTGGTCCGGGAGACCGCCGGGCTGACCCCGGGCCGGGCCCTGGACCTGGGCTGCGGCGAGGGCGCGGACGCCGTGTGGCTGGCGCGGCAGGGGTGGCGGGTGACGGCCACGGACATCTCCCGGGTGGCCCTGGACCGGGCCGCGCGGCACGCGGCGGAGGCGGGGGTCGCGGACCGGATCGCCTGGGAGCGGCACGAGCTCGGGAAGTCCTTCCCGGAGGGGGAGTTCGACCTGGTCTCGTCCCAGTTCCTGCACTCGCCGACGGAGTTGCCGCGCGAGGAGATCCTGCGGAGGGCTGCTTCTGCGGTGGCCCCCGGCGGGCTGCTCCTGATCGAGGGGCACTCGGGGTGGCCGTCCTGGCAGGAGAACCCGCACCCGGAGGTGCACTTGCCGTCGCCGGAGGAGGTGGTGGGCTCGCTCCGGCTGGAGGAAGGGCTGTGGGAGGTGCTCGTCTGTGCGGAGCACGAGCGGAAGCAGCTGACGCCGGAGGGCGTGGAGGGGACGCGGACGGACTCCACGGTCCTCGTGCGTAGAGCGTCCGCCTAG
- a CDS encoding NAD-dependent epimerase/dehydratase family protein, with translation MKLLILGGTEFVGRAVTEDALARGWDVTVFHRGNHAPPPGVTALHGDRVGDLSALADAVRDGARWDVVLDTWSGAPAAVREAAQLLADHADRYVYVSSRSVYADPVPAHQAEDGVLVEPGDEGYAHVKRGGEKAAVEVFGEDRCVLVRAGLIVGPGENIGRLPWWLNRIALGGPVLAPGPRDLPLQYIDARDLAVWMLDAAEQGLSGPYNLISPQGHATMGELLDSCVRATGATGVELRWAEPELILSHGIVPWMDLPVWVPPGEDHDAIHRADVTKAVASGLRCRPVAETVADTWAWLGTLGGVAPQRTDRPVVGLAPDIEAKVLAALGS, from the coding sequence ATGAAGCTACTGATACTCGGCGGCACCGAGTTCGTCGGCCGTGCCGTCACCGAGGACGCGCTCGCCCGGGGCTGGGACGTGACCGTCTTCCACCGGGGCAACCACGCCCCGCCGCCCGGCGTCACCGCCCTGCACGGCGACCGCGTCGGCGACCTCTCCGCGCTCGCCGACGCGGTCCGCGACGGTGCCCGGTGGGACGTCGTACTCGATACGTGGTCGGGTGCGCCCGCCGCGGTGCGCGAGGCGGCACAGCTCCTCGCCGACCACGCCGACCGGTACGTGTACGTATCGTCCCGCTCGGTCTACGCCGACCCGGTCCCGGCCCACCAGGCCGAGGACGGCGTCCTGGTCGAGCCGGGCGACGAGGGCTACGCGCACGTCAAGCGCGGCGGGGAGAAGGCCGCCGTCGAGGTGTTCGGCGAGGACCGCTGCGTGCTGGTCAGGGCGGGCCTGATCGTGGGCCCCGGCGAGAACATCGGCCGCCTCCCCTGGTGGCTGAACCGCATCGCCCTCGGCGGCCCGGTGCTGGCCCCCGGACCCCGCGACCTGCCCCTCCAGTACATTGACGCGCGCGACCTCGCGGTGTGGATGCTGGACGCGGCGGAGCAGGGGCTGTCCGGCCCGTACAACCTGATCTCGCCCCAGGGGCACGCGACCATGGGCGAACTGCTGGATTCCTGCGTACGGGCGACGGGCGCGACCGGCGTCGAACTGCGCTGGGCGGAGCCGGAGTTGATCCTCTCCCACGGCATCGTGCCGTGGATGGACCTGCCGGTGTGGGTGCCGCCGGGCGAGGACCACGACGCGATCCACCGCGCCGACGTCACGAAGGCGGTCGCCTCGGGGCTGCGGTGCCGCCCGGTCGCGGAGACCGTGGCCGACACCTGGGCGTGGCTCGGTACGCTCGGCGGGGTGGCCCCGCAGCGCACGGACCGGCCCGTGGTGGGCCTCGCCCCCGACATCGAGGCGAAGGTGCTGGCGGCTCTGGGCAGTTGA
- the dhbC gene encoding isochorismate synthase DhbC: MGAATSLLDAYTPGARFLATPTRTLLSDGPAREVPHGEAPLSERVAETLAAARRDGQPRPVVIGAVPFDQNAPAALAVPEFVQDAPPLATDPLIALPADLPAATEWDVRPVPEPEVYGAGVAAVVDRMWRGEFSKVVLARTLELTADAPLDLPVMLQRLARRDPSGYTFALPTGVEADGAVRTGAGRTLLGASPELLVSRRGNKVVANPLAGSTPRSEDLAEDVRRAAALLASAKDLHEHAVVVDAVHGALAPYCVTLDVPAKPTLIRTATMWHLSTTVTGILPEEGAASALELASALHPTPAVCGTPTLTARQVIAETEPFDRGFFTGMIGWGDADGDGEWVVTIRCAEAEERTLRLYAGAGVVAASEPEAETAETGAKFRTFLHAVGAD; this comes from the coding sequence GTGGGCGCCGCCACCTCGCTGCTGGACGCGTACACCCCCGGCGCGCGCTTCCTCGCCACGCCGACGCGGACCCTGCTGTCCGACGGTCCCGCGCGTGAAGTCCCGCACGGCGAAGCTCCGTTGAGCGAACGCGTCGCCGAGACGCTGGCCGCCGCGCGGCGCGACGGGCAGCCCCGCCCGGTCGTCATCGGCGCGGTGCCTTTCGACCAGAACGCGCCCGCGGCGCTCGCCGTACCGGAGTTCGTCCAGGACGCGCCGCCGCTCGCCACCGACCCGCTGATCGCGCTGCCCGCGGACCTGCCCGCGGCCACCGAGTGGGACGTACGGCCGGTTCCGGAGCCCGAGGTGTACGGGGCGGGGGTCGCCGCCGTCGTGGACCGCATGTGGCGCGGCGAGTTCAGCAAGGTGGTGCTGGCGCGGACGCTGGAGCTCACGGCTGACGCCCCGCTCGACCTGCCGGTGATGCTCCAGCGGCTGGCGCGGCGCGACCCGTCCGGGTACACGTTCGCACTGCCCACCGGGGTCGAGGCGGACGGGGCCGTGCGGACCGGGGCCGGGCGGACCCTTCTCGGGGCCAGCCCCGAACTCCTCGTCTCGCGGCGCGGCAACAAGGTCGTGGCGAACCCGCTGGCCGGATCGACGCCGCGCAGCGAGGACCTCGCCGAGGACGTCCGGCGGGCGGCGGCGCTGCTCGCCTCCGCCAAGGATCTGCACGAGCACGCGGTGGTGGTGGACGCGGTGCACGGAGCGCTCGCGCCGTACTGCGTGACGCTGGACGTTCCGGCGAAGCCGACGCTGATACGTACGGCCACCATGTGGCACCTGTCCACGACGGTCACCGGCATCCTCCCCGAGGAGGGGGCGGCGTCCGCGCTGGAGCTGGCTTCGGCGCTGCACCCGACGCCCGCGGTGTGCGGGACGCCGACGCTGACGGCACGTCAGGTCATCGCAGAGACCGAGCCGTTCGACCGGGGGTTCTTCACCGGGATGATCGGGTGGGGGGACGCGGACGGCGACGGCGAGTGGGTCGTGACCATCCGGTGCGCGGAGGCGGAGGAGCGGACGCTGCGGCTGTATGCGGGGGCGGGGGTCGTCGCCGCTTCCGAGCCGGAGGCGGAGACGGCGGAGACGGGCGCCAAGTTCCGCACGTTCCTGCACGCGGTGGGGGCTGACTAG
- a CDS encoding helix-turn-helix domain-containing protein: MPGTYQERPSRLDGAVLWRRDADPDPAPDAVVYPVLPDGCMDLILIDGRLIVAGPDTRAHGTSDSPGGRFAGIRFAPGTGSAFLGVPAHALRDLRVPLEELWPRAVVRELTGRIADAPEVTGALEEFALRRAAEAGPWDPVMRAVATGLGAGATVGEAAETVGLGARQLHRRSLDAFGYGPKTLARVLRLQRALALVRQEVPFAEAAYRSGCADQAHLARETRELAGMTLRAYLALVRQRYASPSANRDTPRPSGSSTTA, encoded by the coding sequence ATGCCCGGCACCTACCAGGAACGCCCGTCCCGCCTGGACGGCGCGGTCCTCTGGCGGCGCGACGCCGACCCCGACCCCGCGCCCGACGCGGTGGTGTACCCGGTGCTGCCCGACGGCTGCATGGACCTGATCCTGATCGACGGGCGGCTGATCGTCGCAGGGCCCGACACCCGGGCCCACGGCACGTCCGACAGCCCCGGCGGACGCTTCGCCGGTATCCGCTTCGCCCCGGGGACGGGGTCCGCCTTCCTCGGCGTACCGGCGCACGCGCTGCGCGATCTGCGCGTACCGCTCGAAGAGCTGTGGCCGCGCGCCGTCGTGCGGGAGCTGACCGGCCGGATCGCCGACGCACCCGAAGTGACCGGCGCACTGGAGGAGTTCGCGCTGCGCCGGGCGGCCGAAGCCGGGCCGTGGGACCCCGTGATGCGTGCCGTCGCCACGGGGCTCGGCGCGGGGGCGACGGTCGGGGAGGCCGCCGAAACCGTCGGGCTCGGCGCCCGCCAGCTGCACCGGCGCTCCCTCGACGCCTTCGGGTACGGGCCCAAGACGCTCGCCCGGGTGCTCCGGCTCCAGCGCGCCCTCGCGCTCGTACGGCAAGAAGTGCCGTTCGCGGAGGCGGCCTACCGGTCGGGCTGCGCGGACCAGGCCCATCTGGCGCGTGAGACAAGGGAGTTGGCCGGGATGACGCTGCGCGCCTACCTGGCCCTCGTACGGCAGCGCTACGCGAGCCCGTCCGCGAACAGGGACACCCCGAGGCCGTCCGGGTCGAGCACGACGGCGTAG
- a CDS encoding 2,3-dihydro-2,3-dihydroxybenzoate dehydrogenase gives MPEHIPSQSPSTPDEFAGHGEFAGRVALVTGAGQGIGEAVVRALVARGATVAATDRVPTGVEALAEELAARGGPGKAVAYPLDVTDGSAVDAVVARVEGELGPLDLLVNVAGILRTAPAVELTDRDWADTFAVNTTGVFHTSRAAAARMTERRKGCIVTVASNAAGIPRTGMAAYAASKAAAAMFTKCLGLEVARSGVRCNVVAPGSTDTPMLRSMGEGRSDAERALIEGDLASYKNGIPLGRIAQPEDIADAVLFLASDRARHITMQDIYVDGGATLR, from the coding sequence ATGCCTGAGCACATACCGTCGCAATCACCGTCCACACCGGATGAGTTCGCAGGTCACGGCGAATTCGCCGGACGTGTCGCGCTGGTCACCGGTGCGGGTCAGGGCATCGGTGAAGCGGTGGTACGGGCCCTGGTGGCGCGTGGGGCGACCGTCGCCGCCACGGACCGGGTGCCCACGGGCGTCGAGGCGCTCGCCGAGGAACTGGCGGCCCGGGGCGGGCCGGGCAAGGCGGTGGCGTACCCGCTCGACGTCACCGACGGGTCGGCCGTGGACGCGGTCGTCGCCCGGGTCGAGGGCGAACTCGGCCCGCTGGACCTCCTGGTGAACGTCGCCGGAATCCTCCGTACCGCTCCGGCAGTCGAACTCACCGACCGGGACTGGGCCGACACCTTCGCCGTCAACACCACCGGCGTCTTCCACACCTCGCGGGCCGCCGCCGCCCGCATGACGGAGCGCCGCAAGGGGTGCATCGTCACCGTCGCCTCCAACGCCGCCGGGATACCCCGCACCGGCATGGCCGCGTACGCCGCCTCCAAGGCGGCCGCCGCCATGTTCACCAAGTGCCTCGGTCTGGAGGTCGCCCGCAGCGGCGTCCGCTGCAACGTCGTCGCCCCCGGCTCCACCGACACTCCCATGCTGCGCAGCATGGGAGAGGGGCGCTCCGATGCCGAACGCGCCCTGATCGAGGGCGACTTGGCGTCGTACAAGAACGGCATACCGCTCGGCCGGATCGCACAGCCGGAGGACATCGCGGACGCGGTGCTCTTCCTCGCCTCCGACCGGGCGCGGCACATCACCATGCAGGACATCTACGTCGACGGCGGCGCGACGTTGCGCTGA
- a CDS encoding phosphotransferase family protein gives MSKAEPMELLPHGYTNHTTHHAGVVTKTYKGRDAQRRMEREAAALCGLETIGARLPVPQLIGLTGESLSMTFLDGVHGQDLIDAGWADSVLHTCGVALRAVHSVDAVEVFPRARPGTVLVHGDFGPNNMLLSDDGSRLTALLDWEWAHAGDPVEDLAWCEWIVRTHHPEWVPALEGFFDAYGHRPDWEERHRAMTDRCRELVDFQPHRVGLLIATENWRE, from the coding sequence ATGAGCAAAGCTGAGCCCATGGAACTGCTGCCGCATGGATATACCAACCACACCACCCATCACGCCGGTGTCGTCACCAAGACGTACAAGGGCCGGGACGCCCAGCGCCGCATGGAGCGGGAGGCCGCCGCGCTGTGCGGGCTGGAGACGATCGGGGCGCGGTTGCCGGTGCCCCAGTTGATCGGCCTCACCGGGGAGAGCCTGAGCATGACCTTCCTGGACGGCGTCCACGGCCAGGACCTGATCGACGCCGGATGGGCGGATTCCGTACTGCACACCTGCGGAGTGGCGCTGCGCGCGGTGCACTCAGTGGACGCCGTCGAGGTGTTCCCCCGCGCCCGGCCCGGCACGGTGCTGGTGCACGGGGACTTCGGGCCGAACAACATGCTGCTCTCCGACGACGGCTCCCGCCTCACCGCACTGCTCGACTGGGAGTGGGCGCACGCGGGCGACCCGGTGGAGGACCTGGCCTGGTGCGAGTGGATCGTCCGCACCCATCACCCGGAGTGGGTACCCGCGTTGGAGGGATTCTTCGACGCGTACGGGCACCGGCCCGACTGGGAGGAGCGGCACCGGGCGATGACCGACCGGTGCCGCGAACTCGTCGACTTCCAGCCGCACCGCGTGGGGCTGCTCATCGCCACGGAGAACTGGAGGGAGTGA
- a CDS encoding VOC family protein: protein MTPRFDAFGLVTADLAASLAFYRRLGVPVPDDAASLPHVEAALPGGLRMMWDTEDVMRSIDPAWQKPEGGDRIGLAFRCDDAADVDATYDGLLAAGYTGSMKPWNAEWGQRYAVVLDPDGLGVSLFADGLA, encoded by the coding sequence ATGACTCCTCGATTCGACGCCTTCGGCCTGGTCACGGCCGACCTCGCCGCCTCCCTCGCCTTCTACCGCCGACTCGGCGTCCCGGTGCCCGACGACGCCGCGTCCCTTCCGCACGTGGAGGCCGCACTGCCCGGCGGCCTGCGCATGATGTGGGACACCGAGGACGTGATGCGCTCCATCGACCCCGCGTGGCAGAAGCCGGAGGGCGGCGACCGGATCGGCCTCGCCTTCCGCTGCGACGACGCCGCCGACGTGGACGCCACGTACGACGGACTTCTCGCCGCCGGGTACACCGGCAGCATGAAGCCGTGGAACGCCGAATGGGGCCAGCGCTACGCCGTCGTGCTCGACCCGGACGGCCTCGGGGTGTCCCTGTTCGCGGACGGGCTCGCGTAG
- a CDS encoding CU044_2847 family protein: protein MSELMQFKTEDGGHVVVEVDHRPPGATLVSRRDNLLDAGRNFEDALAGIRTAAESALRTFRGGSLMPEGVELEFGVKLTGEAGAVIAKSSIEGHITVKLAWGSKVLAAPPEATSTEATGGTVGGTVAATPSVPGPASPGAPGPSVR, encoded by the coding sequence GTGAGCGAACTGATGCAGTTCAAGACCGAGGACGGCGGGCATGTGGTCGTCGAGGTCGACCACCGCCCGCCGGGGGCGACCCTGGTCTCGCGCCGCGACAACCTGCTGGACGCCGGCCGCAACTTCGAGGACGCCCTGGCGGGCATCCGCACGGCGGCCGAGTCCGCACTGCGGACGTTCCGGGGCGGATCGCTCATGCCGGAGGGCGTCGAGCTGGAGTTCGGCGTGAAGCTGACGGGCGAGGCGGGGGCGGTAATCGCGAAGAGCTCGATCGAGGGACACATCACCGTCAAGCTCGCGTGGGGCTCGAAGGTGCTGGCGGCTCCACCGGAGGCGACGAGCACGGAGGCGACGGGCGGAACGGTCGGCGGAACGGTCGCGGCGACCCCCTCGGTGCCCGGCCCGGCGTCCCCAGGCGCTCCGGGGCCCTCCGTCCGGTAG
- a CDS encoding YihY/virulence factor BrkB family protein, whose protein sequence is MQPAKETPERPRKHRKENRLHRARVLYRNVSKRKLAWLLLKDTVNSCVEYRILGLAAEAAFFTLLSLPPLLLGLIGLLGYIDDWTATETVQSIERNILNASQAVLSDRGVNEFAKPLLEDVTREGRPDVISIGFAIALWSGSRAVNVFIDTITVMYGLDGHRGIVKTRLLAFLLYVVALLIGAVVLPLMVVGPDRVVALVPFGTEVISFLYWPLVIVLSVVFLTTLYHVSVPVRSPWVEDVPGSLIALGMWVLGSFLLRIYVTSTVEGGTIYGSLAAPIAVLLWIGVSAFAVLVGAAVNAAIDRVWPSVATAAARADNDRLRTAQAAAVIARARQAELEQQAGWVRDEDDEEYGDDGEGQWTEANPDMPSEFPERWSRFLPPDDVKGRLHAQRVREAEREPGESKG, encoded by the coding sequence GTGCAGCCAGCAAAAGAAACACCCGAACGGCCGCGGAAACACCGCAAGGAGAACCGGCTCCATCGCGCTCGGGTCCTCTACCGGAACGTGTCGAAGCGGAAGCTGGCCTGGCTGCTCCTCAAGGACACCGTCAACTCGTGCGTCGAGTACCGCATCCTCGGCCTCGCCGCCGAAGCCGCCTTCTTCACGCTGCTGTCCCTGCCGCCGCTCCTCCTCGGCCTGATCGGGCTGCTCGGCTACATCGACGACTGGACGGCCACCGAGACCGTCCAGTCCATCGAGCGCAACATCCTCAACGCCTCGCAGGCCGTCCTCTCCGACCGGGGCGTCAACGAATTCGCCAAGCCCCTGCTGGAGGACGTGACGCGGGAGGGCCGCCCCGACGTCATCTCGATCGGCTTCGCGATCGCCCTGTGGTCGGGGTCGAGGGCCGTCAACGTCTTCATCGACACGATCACCGTCATGTACGGACTGGACGGGCACCGCGGGATCGTCAAGACCCGGCTGCTCGCCTTCCTGCTGTACGTCGTCGCGCTGCTGATCGGCGCGGTGGTGCTGCCGCTGATGGTGGTGGGCCCCGACCGGGTGGTGGCGCTGGTGCCGTTCGGGACGGAGGTCATCAGCTTCCTGTACTGGCCGCTGGTGATAGTGCTGTCGGTGGTCTTCCTGACGACGCTCTACCACGTGTCCGTGCCGGTGCGCTCGCCCTGGGTGGAGGACGTGCCCGGGTCGCTGATAGCGCTGGGGATGTGGGTGCTGGGCAGCTTCCTGCTGCGGATCTACGTCACGAGCACGGTCGAGGGCGGGACGATCTACGGGTCCCTGGCCGCGCCCATCGCCGTACTGCTGTGGATCGGGGTGTCCGCGTTCGCGGTGCTGGTGGGGGCCGCCGTGAACGCGGCCATCGACCGGGTGTGGCCGTCGGTCGCCACGGCCGCCGCCCGCGCCGACAACGACCGGCTGCGCACGGCGCAGGCGGCGGCGGTGATAGCGCGGGCACGGCAGGCCGAACTGGAGCAGCAGGCGGGCTGGGTCCGCGACGAGGACGACGAGGAGTACGGGGACGACGGCGAGGGCCAGTGGACGGAGGCCAACCCGGACATGCCGTCGGAGTTCCCGGAGCGGTGGTCGCGGTTCCTGCCGCCGGACGACGTGAAGGGGAGGCTGCACGCGCAGCGGGTGCGGGAGGCGGAGAGGGAGCCGGGGGAGTCGAAGGGGTAG